A region of the Candidatus Zixiibacteriota bacterium genome:
TTTTCGACTGACGGCACCCGTGACTTGATCAAAGACAAAATCGAAGCTATTGTCGATAAAGTCATTTATCAGGATCAAAACTACGGCAAGGGTTACGCTCTCAAAACCGGTTTTCAGCATGCTACAGGAGATATCGTGCTCATACAGGATGCTGACCTGGAATACGATCCGCGTCAGTACCCGATGCTTATTGAACCTATCTTATCAGATCAGGCTGATGTAGTCTATGGATCGCGCTTCCAGGGCGGCGGACCACACCGCGTTGTTTATTTTTGGCATTATGTTGGCAACCGCTTCCTCACCCTCCTCTCTAACATGTTTACCAATATCAATTTGACCGACATGGAGACTTGCTATAAGGTCTTTCGTCGGGATTTGATTCAATCAATTGACATTCAGGAAAACCGATTTGGATTCGAACCTGAAATAACGGCTAAAATCGCTCGTCGTAACGTTCGTATTTTTGAGGTCGGTATTACTTATTACGGCAGAACTTATTCCGAGGGTAAGAAGATCGGTTGGCGCGACGGTGTCAAGGCTGTCTATTGTATTGTTAAATACAACCTGTTCTCAAAGTAATTCAAGCCTGTATCAGACTTGTATCGGAATGTCTCTCTTATAATTAACGATCTATAATGAAGCTGATCGTTAATCTTATTGAAGTATTACTTTAAGCCCAGCCGCGGCGGGCGAGATTCCGACGCTGGCTTTCGTAAACTCGACGTTCCTTCATCGCCTTCACATACCAATCCGTACAGAGCTTAAGTCCCTCTTTTAAGCAAACTTTTGGTTTATATCCCAAAAGTTTTTGTGCTTTGCTGATGTCTCCAATAAACGTCGAGATTTCACCGACACGCTTGTCGATTGAAGAGATTTTTGATTTTGCTCCAAGGTTCTCGACAATCATTTCGGCCAGATCCAAAAGCCTCTCCCCCTTGCCGGTCGACAGGTTGAGAGTCTCACCGGCGACCCGGTCGAATCGTTCAACAATAGCCGATAAACCGGCTGTGCAGTCATCGATATAAGTGAAATCTAGTTTCTTCTCACGTCCAAAGACTGTTATGTCTCGATCTCGAAGCGCATAATACAAGAATAACGGGATAACCCGCTCAGAGACATCGTAGCGTCCGTATACATTGGAAAGCCTGACAATTACCGGCCGGATACCATAGCAAACATGGTAAGCGTGAATAAGTGCTTCTGCTGCGAATTTCGAAGCTGTGTACGGTGCTTTAATTCGGGATACATGCGTGGATTCCTCCCGTCGCTTCTCCCCCGGTTTTGATTCGCCGTATACTTCGCGAGAGGATGAAAACAGAAATCGGCTTATATCTCGTTTACGAGCGAATTCCAACAGATTATGGACCATTAGATAGTTGTCCAAAGCGAGGTTGGGCTTTACCACCAGATCATGAACACGTGCGTTTGCCGCCAGGTGAATAATCAGGTCAAAAGGCCGACGCATCAGGCGATTATCCTTGATTGGTTTGCGGAGGTCGCAAC
Encoded here:
- a CDS encoding glycosyltransferase family 2 protein; translated protein: MAAKLSIIVPVYNELSTLEKLVAAVRNAPVESKEIILVDDFSTDGTRDLIKDKIEAIVDKVIYQDQNYGKGYALKTGFQHATGDIVLIQDADLEYDPRQYPMLIEPILSDQADVVYGSRFQGGGPHRVVYFWHYVGNRFLTLLSNMFTNINLTDMETCYKVFRRDLIQSIDIQENRFGFEPEITAKIARRNVRIFEVGITYYGRTYSEGKKIGWRDGVKAVYCIVKYNLFSK
- a CDS encoding NAD(P)-dependent oxidoreductase — encoded protein: MAAVKMRILLTGSSGTVGTALTQELTRRGYNVTPVDIRPSLWDKKIDRATVRCDLRKPIKDNRLMRRPFDLIIHLAANARVHDLVVKPNLALDNYLMVHNLLEFARKRDISRFLFSSSREVYGESKPGEKRREESTHVSRIKAPYTASKFAAEALIHAYHVCYGIRPVIVRLSNVYGRYDVSERVIPLFLYYALRDRDITVFGREKKLDFTYIDDCTAGLSAIVERFDRVAGETLNLSTGKGERLLDLAEMIVENLGAKSKISSIDKRVGEISTFIGDISKAQKLLGYKPKVCLKEGLKLCTDWYVKAMKERRVYESQRRNLARRGWA